One genomic region from Bradyrhizobium icense encodes:
- the glyA gene encoding serine hydroxymethyltransferase produces MTSSPSSAKTGSAPDSFFTATLAEADPEIAAAIKGELGRQRHEIELIASENIVSRAVLEAQGSVMTNKYAEGYPGARYYGGCEWVDVAEKLAIERAKKLFGAGFANVQPNSGSQMNQAAFLALLQPGDTFMGLDLAAGGHLTHGSPVNMSGKWFKAAHYTVRRDDHIIDMDEVAKQAEQVKPKLIIAGGSAYSRAWDFKRFREIADSVGAYLLVDMAHFAGLVAGGVHASPVPHAHVTTTTTHKSLRGPRGGLILCNDEALAKKLNSAIFPGLQGGPLMHVIAAKAVAFAEALRPDFKVYAKNVVENAKALAETLRGHGLDIVSGGTDNHLMLVDLRPKGLKGNVSEKALVRAAITCNKNGIPFDPEKPFVTSGLRLGTPAATTRGFGVAEFKQVGGMIAEVLNALAQSEDGKAPLAEAAIKERVKALTDRFPIYQ; encoded by the coding sequence ATGACCTCCTCGCCCTCCAGCGCCAAGACCGGCTCCGCGCCCGACTCGTTCTTCACGGCCACGCTCGCCGAGGCCGACCCGGAAATCGCCGCCGCGATCAAGGGCGAACTCGGCCGTCAGCGGCACGAGATCGAGCTGATCGCCTCGGAAAACATCGTCAGCCGGGCCGTGCTGGAAGCGCAGGGTTCGGTGATGACCAACAAATACGCGGAAGGTTATCCGGGCGCGCGCTACTATGGCGGCTGCGAATGGGTCGACGTCGCCGAGAAGCTGGCGATCGAGCGCGCCAAAAAGCTGTTCGGCGCTGGCTTTGCTAACGTCCAGCCCAATTCAGGCAGCCAGATGAACCAAGCGGCGTTTCTGGCGCTGCTGCAGCCCGGCGACACCTTCATGGGCCTCGACCTCGCCGCCGGCGGTCATCTCACCCACGGCTCGCCCGTCAACATGTCCGGCAAGTGGTTCAAGGCCGCGCATTACACGGTGCGGCGCGACGATCATATCATCGACATGGACGAGGTGGCGAAGCAGGCCGAGCAGGTGAAGCCGAAGCTGATCATCGCCGGCGGATCGGCCTATTCGCGCGCCTGGGACTTCAAACGCTTCCGCGAGATCGCCGATAGCGTCGGCGCCTATCTGCTGGTCGACATGGCGCATTTCGCCGGCCTCGTCGCGGGCGGCGTCCATGCCTCGCCAGTGCCGCACGCCCACGTCACCACCACGACGACGCATAAATCGCTGCGCGGCCCGCGCGGCGGCCTGATCCTCTGCAACGACGAGGCGCTCGCCAAGAAGCTGAATTCGGCGATCTTCCCGGGCTTGCAGGGTGGTCCGCTGATGCACGTGATCGCGGCCAAGGCGGTGGCGTTCGCCGAGGCGCTGCGCCCGGACTTCAAGGTCTACGCCAAGAACGTCGTCGAAAACGCCAAGGCGCTGGCCGAGACGCTGCGCGGCCATGGCCTCGACATCGTATCCGGCGGCACCGACAACCATCTGATGCTGGTCGATCTCCGGCCCAAGGGCCTGAAGGGCAACGTGTCCGAGAAGGCGCTGGTGCGTGCCGCGATCACCTGCAACAAGAATGGCATCCCGTTCGATCCCGAAAAGCCGTTCGTCACCTCGGGCCTGCGTCTCGGCACCCCGGCGGCGACCACGCGCGGCTTCGGCGTCGCCGAGTTCAAGCAGGTCGGCGGTATGATCGCCGAAGTGCTCAACGCCCTGGCGCAGTCGGAGGACGGCAAGGCGCCGCTGGCCGAAGCAGCGATCAAGGAGCGGGTCAAAGCGCTTACCGATCGCTTCCCAATCTATCAGTAG
- the ldtR gene encoding transcriptional regulator LdtR: MIKAVATAVETAERSAGQTPVQPLYLEALTLVERLHRRLLDVIKDEFDRRGRADINSVQALLLYNIGDKELTAGELRTRGYYLGSNVSYNLKKLVELGFLDHQRSRVDRRSVRIRLTAQGQEIRKIVDALYQKHVKTVEQVGGISNEEFATLNKSLHRLERFWTDQILYRL, translated from the coding sequence ATGATCAAAGCCGTTGCAACGGCGGTGGAAACCGCTGAACGCTCTGCCGGTCAAACTCCGGTGCAGCCGCTCTATCTGGAAGCGTTGACTTTGGTCGAGAGGCTGCATCGCCGGCTGCTCGACGTCATCAAGGACGAATTCGATCGCCGCGGCCGCGCCGACATCAACTCGGTGCAGGCTCTGCTGCTCTATAACATCGGCGACAAGGAGCTGACCGCGGGAGAGCTGCGCACGCGCGGTTACTACCTCGGCTCCAACGTCTCCTATAACCTGAAGAAGCTCGTCGAGCTCGGCTTCCTCGATCATCAGCGCTCGCGCGTGGATCGCCGCTCGGTCCGCATTCGCCTCACCGCGCAGGGCCAGGAGATCCGCAAGATCGTCGATGCGCTCTACCAGAAGCACGTCAAGACGGTGGAGCAGGTCGGCGGCATCTCGAACGAGGAGTTCGCGACGCTGAACAAGTCGCTGCACCGCCTCGAGCGGTTCTGGACCGACCAGATCCTGTATCGGCTCTGA
- a CDS encoding riboflavin synthase — protein sequence MFTGIVTDIGEIVALTPTAQGQLHRMRIACRYDQTTIADGASIACNGVCLTVVASGIEGSKTWFDVDAAAETLGMTTARLWAKGTKLNLERALKIGDELGGHIVAGHADGIATIVRRDDLPDMARFELRTTRELARFIAAKGSVTLDGVSLTVNTVADVTFSVLIIPHTLSVTTLGGWAAGSEVNIEVDLMARYAARLSEMK from the coding sequence ATGTTTACCGGAATTGTCACCGACATCGGCGAAATCGTCGCCCTGACGCCGACGGCGCAGGGCCAGTTACATCGCATGCGGATCGCCTGCCGCTACGATCAGACGACCATTGCCGACGGGGCCTCGATTGCCTGCAACGGTGTCTGCCTCACGGTGGTTGCTTCAGGCATCGAAGGCAGCAAGACCTGGTTCGACGTCGATGCGGCCGCAGAGACGCTCGGCATGACCACGGCAAGGCTTTGGGCCAAGGGCACGAAACTCAATCTCGAACGGGCGCTGAAGATCGGCGACGAACTCGGCGGTCATATCGTTGCTGGCCATGCCGACGGCATCGCCACCATCGTCAGGCGCGACGATCTGCCCGATATGGCCCGGTTCGAACTGCGCACCACGCGCGAGCTGGCGCGTTTTATCGCCGCCAAAGGTTCGGTGACGCTGGATGGCGTGTCGCTGACCGTGAATACCGTCGCGGACGTCACATTTTCGGTGCTGATCATTCCCCATACGCTGAGCGTCACCACGCTTGGCGGCTGGGCGGCTGGCAGCGAGGTCAATATCGAGGTCGATCTGATGGCCCGCTACGCGGCGCGGCTGTCGGAAATGAAGTGA
- the nrdR gene encoding transcriptional regulator NrdR, with product MRCPSCNSLDTQVKDSRPTEDSAVIRRRRVCIACNFRFTTFERVQLRELTVIKRNGRRVPFDRDKLVRSLQISLRKRPVDPERVEKMVSAIVRELESGGEAEVSSEAIGEIVMEHLRQLDDVAYVRFASVYRNFREAKDFETVLGELSGEDEARIATLRK from the coding sequence ATGCGTTGTCCTAGCTGCAACAGTCTCGATACGCAGGTGAAGGATTCGCGTCCGACCGAGGATTCGGCCGTGATCCGGCGTCGGCGGGTATGCATCGCCTGCAACTTCCGCTTCACCACCTTCGAGCGGGTGCAGTTGCGCGAACTGACGGTCATCAAGCGCAACGGGCGCCGGGTACCGTTCGACCGCGACAAGCTGGTCCGGTCGCTGCAGATCTCCTTGCGCAAGCGGCCGGTCGATCCGGAAAGGGTCGAGAAGATGGTCTCAGCCATTGTGCGCGAACTCGAGAGCGGCGGCGAGGCGGAGGTCTCCTCGGAGGCGATCGGCGAGATCGTGATGGAGCATCTGCGCCAGCTCGATGACGTCGCCTATGTGCGCTTCGCCTCCGTCTACCGCAACTTCCGCGAAGCCAAGGATTTTGAGACCGTGCTTGGCGAGCTCTCAGGCGAGGACGAAGCGCGGATCGCCACGTTGCGCAAATGA
- a CDS encoding cold-shock protein, whose product MATGTVKWFNGQKGFGFIEPSDGSKDVFVHISAVERAGLGGLAEGQKVQFELKTDKMRGKVSAENLSLV is encoded by the coding sequence ATGGCTACGGGAACAGTGAAGTGGTTCAACGGTCAAAAGGGTTTCGGTTTCATTGAGCCGAGCGATGGCAGCAAGGATGTGTTCGTGCACATCTCCGCCGTCGAGCGCGCCGGCCTTGGCGGGCTGGCCGAAGGTCAGAAGGTTCAGTTCGAACTCAAGACTGACAAGATGCGGGGCAAGGTAAGCGCGGAAAACCTGTCGCTGGTCTAA
- the ribH gene encoding 6,7-dimethyl-8-ribityllumazine synthase gives MADARRAPLKDQTDITGARALIVEARFYDDIQDALLEGAVAELKAAGVAHDVITVPGALEIPAAIAIALDAGDRNGKPYDAAIALGCVVRGDTIHFEIVSMESSRALMDLSVARKVPLGNGIITVNTEAQAWARARASELNKGGDAARAALAMLRIKRRLAKA, from the coding sequence ATGGCAGACGCACGGCGCGCACCGCTGAAAGACCAGACCGACATCACAGGCGCGCGCGCGCTGATTGTCGAGGCGCGGTTCTATGACGACATCCAGGACGCGCTGCTGGAAGGTGCCGTCGCCGAGCTGAAAGCCGCTGGCGTGGCGCACGACGTCATTACTGTGCCCGGCGCCCTGGAAATTCCGGCCGCGATCGCGATCGCGCTCGATGCCGGCGACAGGAACGGCAAGCCGTATGATGCGGCGATCGCGCTCGGCTGTGTGGTGCGCGGCGATACCATCCATTTCGAGATCGTCTCGATGGAATCTTCCCGCGCGCTGATGGATCTTTCGGTCGCGCGAAAAGTTCCGCTCGGCAACGGCATCATCACCGTCAATACCGAGGCGCAGGCCTGGGCAAGGGCGCGCGCCAGCGAACTCAACAAGGGCGGCGATGCCGCGCGCGCGGCACTTGCGATGCTGCGGATCAAGCGCCGGCTGGCAAAGGCTTAG
- a CDS encoding DUF6152 family protein has translation MTSLTRRLFLSLAASLVPASAVAHHGWGGYDTSKSFTVTGKILKSTFENPHCQIEMEIGGKHWHFVLAPPLRMQARGATRELISPGKTCTVFGYPHSSKPDEARIEYIVLDGKRIELR, from the coding sequence ATGACCTCACTCACCCGTCGTTTGTTTCTGTCGCTAGCGGCCAGCCTTGTGCCGGCTTCCGCCGTCGCCCATCACGGCTGGGGCGGCTACGATACGTCAAAATCGTTCACCGTCACCGGCAAGATCCTCAAATCCACCTTCGAGAATCCGCATTGTCAGATCGAGATGGAAATCGGCGGCAAGCACTGGCACTTCGTTCTGGCGCCGCCGTTGCGCATGCAGGCGCGTGGCGCGACGCGTGAGCTGATATCACCCGGCAAGACCTGCACCGTGTTCGGCTATCCTCACAGCAGCAAGCCGGACGAGGCGCGGATCGAATATATCGTGCTCGACGGCAAGCGCATCGAATTGCGGTAA
- the ribD gene encoding bifunctional diaminohydroxyphosphoribosylaminopyrimidine deaminase/5-amino-6-(5-phosphoribosylamino)uracil reductase RibD — translation MIFRILEDQYGQKLKESKAADQRFMQLALSLGRRGMGRTWPNPAVGAVVVKDGVIVGRGWTQPGGRPHAEPEALRRAGEAARGATLYVTLEPCSHFGKSPPCVDAVIACGISRVVSAIEDPNPEVAGQGHAKLRAAGISVDVGLGAQEAARDHAGHFRRVRDKRPHVTLKLAVSADDKIAAAGHQPVAITGEAARTRVHLLRAQCDAILVGIGTVLADDPLLTCRLPGMEARSPVRVVLDRALRLPGISKLVHSARRTPLWVMTSDFAEAPAAVKLGAAGAQVMRVAASANPPGLDLVAALEALSDKGITRLMVEGGSRVAASFVAARLVDEIWLLRGTEAIGTDGIPALDALPLPSITGSPAFKTRASETLGKDTLTIYERA, via the coding sequence ATGATCTTCCGCATCCTGGAAGACCAGTACGGGCAGAAACTCAAAGAGTCCAAAGCGGCGGACCAGCGGTTCATGCAGCTTGCGCTGTCGCTCGGCCGGCGCGGAATGGGGCGGACCTGGCCGAATCCGGCGGTGGGCGCGGTCGTGGTCAAGGACGGCGTTATCGTCGGCCGGGGCTGGACGCAACCGGGCGGGCGACCGCATGCCGAGCCGGAGGCCTTGAGGCGTGCCGGCGAGGCGGCTCGGGGCGCGACGCTGTATGTGACGCTGGAGCCCTGTTCGCATTTCGGCAAGTCGCCGCCTTGCGTCGATGCCGTGATCGCATGCGGCATTTCGCGCGTGGTGTCGGCGATCGAGGATCCCAATCCGGAGGTGGCCGGGCAGGGGCATGCGAAGCTCCGCGCGGCCGGGATATCGGTCGATGTCGGGCTCGGTGCTCAGGAGGCCGCGCGCGATCACGCCGGCCATTTCCGCCGCGTCCGCGACAAGCGTCCGCATGTGACCCTGAAACTCGCCGTCTCCGCCGACGACAAGATCGCTGCCGCCGGCCACCAGCCCGTTGCGATTACGGGCGAGGCGGCAAGAACGCGGGTGCATCTGTTGCGAGCGCAATGCGACGCCATCCTGGTCGGGATCGGCACCGTGCTGGCGGACGATCCGCTGCTGACCTGCCGCCTGCCGGGGATGGAAGCCCGGTCGCCGGTGCGAGTGGTGCTGGATCGCGCGCTGCGGCTGCCCGGCATCAGCAAGCTGGTTCACTCCGCGCGGCGGACGCCACTCTGGGTGATGACTTCAGATTTTGCCGAGGCGCCGGCGGCCGTGAAACTCGGCGCGGCCGGCGCTCAGGTGATGCGCGTCGCGGCTTCCGCGAACCCGCCGGGGCTCGATCTGGTGGCCGCGCTGGAGGCGCTCTCCGACAAGGGCATTACAAGGCTGATGGTAGAAGGCGGCTCGCGGGTCGCTGCGTCCTTCGTCGCCGCTCGCCTTGTCGATGAAATCTGGCTGCTGCGCGGGACTGAGGCCATCGGCACTGACGGCATTCCCGCGCTGGACGCATTGCCGCTCCCGTCAATCACCGGGTCGCCCGCATTCAAGACACGTGCTAGCGAAACGCTCGGCAAAGACACCCTGACTATTTACGAGCGCGCCTAA
- the thiL gene encoding thiamine-phosphate kinase, whose translation MASGKPASGEDSLIARYFRPLATDPGAFRLDDDAAALKPSGDDVVVTTDAIVEGVHFLPDDPPETVARKALRVNLSDLAAKGATPAGFVLALALRSADEAWLEPFATALGEDAALFGCPLVGGDTVSTPGPLMVSVTAFGRVPPGKMVHRSGAKPGERVMVTGTIGDAALGLAILRGGKVHAAASDTAAREMLVGRYRVPQPRVAMAEIVREYASASMDVSDGLAGDLTKLCGVSGVSAVVDLEQVPLSGAAQGLVSRGIVGLETLIASGDDYEILCTIPEDRVQAFEAAVQRAGVALSSIGTIVAGNSVPKFVDKEGKEIALERLSYSHF comes from the coding sequence GTGGCTAGCGGCAAGCCAGCGTCCGGCGAGGACTCGCTGATCGCGCGATACTTCCGGCCGCTTGCGACCGATCCCGGCGCCTTCCGCCTCGACGACGACGCTGCAGCGCTGAAGCCGTCCGGCGATGACGTCGTGGTGACGACGGATGCCATTGTCGAGGGTGTGCATTTCCTGCCCGACGATCCCCCCGAGACTGTCGCACGCAAGGCGTTGCGGGTGAATCTCAGCGACCTCGCCGCGAAGGGCGCGACGCCGGCCGGATTCGTGCTGGCGCTGGCCTTGCGCAGCGCCGATGAGGCCTGGCTAGAACCATTCGCAACGGCGCTCGGTGAGGATGCTGCGCTGTTCGGTTGTCCGCTGGTCGGCGGCGATACCGTGTCGACGCCGGGACCGCTGATGGTTTCGGTCACCGCGTTCGGCCGCGTGCCGCCGGGCAAGATGGTCCATCGCAGCGGCGCCAAACCCGGCGAGCGTGTCATGGTAACGGGCACAATCGGCGACGCCGCGCTGGGGCTCGCCATCCTCAGGGGCGGAAAGGTCCATGCCGCGGCATCCGATACAGCCGCGCGGGAGATGTTGGTCGGGCGCTATCGCGTGCCGCAGCCGCGCGTTGCGATGGCCGAGATCGTTCGCGAATACGCCAGTGCTTCGATGGATGTATCGGATGGGCTGGCAGGCGATCTGACAAAGCTCTGCGGCGTCTCGGGCGTATCTGCCGTGGTCGATCTGGAGCAGGTGCCGTTGTCGGGCGCTGCACAGGGTTTGGTGTCGCGCGGCATTGTCGGGCTGGAGACATTGATCGCCAGTGGCGACGATTACGAGATCCTCTGCACGATTCCGGAAGATCGTGTCCAAGCCTTCGAAGCTGCCGTGCAGCGCGCAGGAGTTGCGCTCAGTTCCATCGGAACGATCGTCGCCGGGAATTCAGTTCCGAAGTTCGTCGACAAAGAGGGCAAGGAAATCGCGCTGGAACGGCTGTCCTACAGTCATTTTTGA
- the nusB gene encoding transcription antitermination factor NusB produces MAEKKPAKAPDRKANRRGAARLAAVQALYQMDIAGAGINDIFAEFESHWLGNEVEGEKYLPAEAAFFRDVVSGVVRDQARLDPLIDDALQKGWPLKRIDAILRAVLRAGSYELEHRKDVPGRVVVSEYVDVAHAFVEKDETGMVNAVLDQIARQFRADEFARG; encoded by the coding sequence ATGGCAGAGAAGAAACCCGCTAAAGCTCCCGACAGGAAAGCCAACCGCCGCGGCGCGGCGCGGCTCGCTGCCGTGCAGGCGCTCTACCAGATGGACATCGCGGGCGCCGGGATCAATGACATTTTCGCCGAGTTCGAAAGCCACTGGCTCGGCAACGAGGTCGAAGGCGAGAAATACCTGCCCGCGGAAGCTGCGTTTTTCCGCGACGTGGTGTCGGGCGTGGTCCGCGACCAGGCGAGACTCGATCCCCTGATCGACGACGCGCTGCAGAAGGGCTGGCCCTTGAAGCGGATCGACGCGATCTTGCGCGCGGTGCTGCGCGCCGGCTCCTATGAGCTGGAGCACCGCAAGGACGTGCCGGGCCGCGTGGTCGTATCCGAATATGTCGACGTCGCGCATGCCTTCGTCGAAAAGGACGAGACCGGCATGGTCAACGCCGTGCTCGATCAGATCGCGCGGCAATTTCGCGCCGACGAGTTCGCGCGTGGCTAG
- a CDS encoding adenylate/guanylate cyclase domain-containing protein — protein sequence MDMAIPANEPERLEALASYAILDTLPEIGFDEITELAAQICDCPAALISFVDPSRQWMKAKYGLPPDLSECPREISICQVTICNNDILYVPDLVSDQRFNTSPLVTTGLQLRFYCGVPLITQDGHALGTLCVIDFKSRELSFEQREALRRLSRQTMVHLELRRQLLERNEMLRQLEKARDRAVAEKSESERLLLNILPPSIAAELKASERVRPRFFDSATVVFIDFTGFTRIVETMEPASVIDQLDQHFTRFDDIIARHRLEKLKTIGDAYLAVGGVPEPNRSHAMDAALCALQILDHLAKLNRQREKLRLPPWLARIGINTGPVIAGVVGKHKFTYDIWGNTVNVAERVEAAGVPGRISISEATWQYIKGRFETEARGAVEVKHKGLVNMYFLDRIKPDYSSDPAGLAPNERFWKQE from the coding sequence ATGGACATGGCGATTCCGGCCAATGAGCCTGAACGGCTTGAGGCACTGGCGAGCTATGCCATCCTCGACACGCTACCGGAAATTGGGTTCGATGAAATCACTGAGCTGGCGGCGCAGATATGCGACTGCCCGGCCGCTCTGATCAGCTTCGTCGACCCGTCGCGGCAGTGGATGAAGGCCAAATACGGTCTTCCGCCGGATCTTTCCGAATGCCCCCGCGAAATTTCGATTTGTCAGGTCACGATCTGCAACAACGATATTCTCTACGTTCCCGATCTCGTCAGCGATCAAAGATTCAACACCAGTCCGCTCGTGACGACCGGCTTGCAGCTCCGCTTCTACTGCGGCGTTCCACTTATCACGCAGGATGGCCATGCCCTGGGTACGCTGTGCGTCATCGACTTCAAGTCGCGCGAGCTCAGCTTCGAGCAGCGCGAAGCTCTACGAAGGCTGTCACGGCAAACGATGGTGCATCTGGAATTGCGTCGCCAGTTGCTTGAGCGCAACGAGATGCTGCGCCAGTTGGAGAAGGCCCGCGACCGCGCTGTTGCCGAGAAATCTGAGTCGGAACGGCTACTCCTCAACATCCTGCCGCCTTCCATCGCAGCCGAGCTCAAGGCCAGCGAGCGCGTCAGGCCGCGCTTCTTCGATTCTGCGACCGTCGTCTTCATTGATTTCACCGGATTTACCCGCATCGTCGAAACGATGGAGCCGGCGAGCGTCATCGATCAACTCGACCAGCACTTCACCAGGTTCGATGATATCATCGCAAGACATCGCCTCGAAAAACTCAAGACGATCGGCGATGCGTACCTCGCCGTTGGCGGCGTGCCGGAGCCCAATCGCTCGCACGCGATGGACGCCGCGCTATGCGCGCTGCAGATACTGGATCACCTGGCCAAGTTGAACCGGCAACGGGAGAAGCTGCGCCTGCCGCCCTGGCTGGCGCGGATCGGAATCAATACCGGGCCGGTGATTGCCGGCGTCGTCGGCAAGCACAAATTCACCTATGATATCTGGGGCAACACGGTGAATGTTGCGGAACGGGTGGAAGCCGCCGGCGTTCCTGGTCGCATCAGTATTTCGGAAGCCACCTGGCAGTACATCAAGGGACGCTTCGAGACAGAGGCCCGCGGCGCCGTCGAGGTTAAGCATAAGGGTCTGGTGAACATGTACTTCCTCGATCGCATCAAGCCCGACTATTCCTCCGACCCGGCGGGGTTGGCGCCCAACGAGCGATTTTGGAAGCAGGAATGA
- a CDS encoding glutathione S-transferase family protein, translated as MLTVHHLNDSRSQRILWLLEELGTPYEMKRYQRNAQTRLAPPELKEIHPLGKSPVITDGDMTIAESGAIVDYIIRRYGQGKDKPAMMPAPGSADYEAYNEWLHYSEGSAMLPLMLNLYVGRLKEAGAPLHPRIDSELANHLGYIDRALNGREFFVGASLTGADIQMSFVGELAKVFDRLGPYRNLAAWLERMHARPAFQRSVAKGGPYRFA; from the coding sequence ATGCTCACCGTCCATCATCTCAACGACTCGCGCTCGCAGCGAATTCTGTGGCTGTTGGAGGAACTCGGCACGCCCTATGAGATGAAGCGTTATCAGCGCAACGCGCAGACCCGGCTGGCGCCGCCGGAGTTGAAAGAGATTCATCCGCTCGGCAAATCGCCCGTCATCACTGACGGCGACATGACCATCGCCGAATCCGGCGCCATCGTCGATTACATCATCCGCCGCTACGGCCAGGGAAAAGACAAGCCCGCGATGATGCCGGCGCCCGGCAGCGCGGACTACGAGGCCTACAACGAGTGGCTGCATTACTCGGAAGGCTCGGCGATGTTACCGCTGATGCTCAACCTTTATGTCGGCCGGCTGAAGGAGGCGGGAGCGCCGCTGCATCCGCGCATCGACAGCGAACTGGCCAACCACCTTGGCTATATCGACCGCGCGCTGAACGGGCGGGAGTTCTTCGTCGGGGCGTCGCTGACCGGCGCCGACATCCAGATGAGTTTTGTCGGCGAGCTGGCAAAAGTGTTCGACAGGCTCGGGCCGTATCGGAACCTGGCCGCCTGGTTGGAACGCATGCATGCCCGGCCGGCGTTCCAGCGCTCGGTCGCCAAGGGCGGGCCATACCGGTTTGCTTAA
- a CDS encoding histidine phosphatase family protein, with translation MSCIRFAIFALLLGLFGSAEIATADEAANVWKALRAGGHVALMRHTDAPGGFGDPPGFRVEDCATQRNLSAKGRADAEKIGARLKREGIAFETILSSPWCRCVDTAKLLDLGTIETEATFGNVVVLRDQREALTAGARARIAKWTSRGNLLIVTHGANIFALTGVSPASGEIVVLKSGSDRTEPAGRLLLD, from the coding sequence ATGTCCTGCATTCGCTTTGCCATCTTCGCGCTCCTCCTCGGTTTGTTCGGTTCGGCGGAGATCGCCACCGCCGACGAAGCCGCCAATGTCTGGAAGGCGTTGCGCGCTGGGGGGCATGTCGCGCTGATGCGGCATACCGATGCGCCGGGGGGCTTCGGCGATCCGCCCGGTTTCCGCGTCGAAGACTGTGCCACCCAGCGCAACCTGAGCGCCAAGGGCAGGGCCGACGCCGAGAAAATCGGTGCGCGGCTCAAGCGGGAAGGGATTGCGTTTGAAACGATCCTGAGCTCGCCGTGGTGCCGATGCGTCGACACCGCTAAGTTGCTGGACCTCGGCACGATCGAAACCGAGGCGACATTCGGCAATGTCGTGGTGCTGCGCGATCAACGAGAGGCGCTTACTGCGGGCGCCCGCGCGCGCATCGCCAAATGGACGTCGCGCGGAAACCTGCTCATCGTGACGCACGGCGCGAACATTTTTGCGCTGACCGGCGTCTCGCCGGCCAGCGGCGAGATCGTCGTCCTCAAAAGCGGAAGCGATCGCACCGAGCCTGCCGGTCGCCTGCTGCTCGATTGA
- a CDS encoding DUF6644 family protein: MEHQPAASVFLALQESALGHAMRSSPALYPAVEILHIIGFVILVGSILALDLRLLGLGRTIAIQPMAQLLLPVSRAGFVLAISMGFLLFSADASHVVKNPAFQAKLLLIGAALINIVIAHAVPWRHVGRWGDKASGAAKVTALLSILLWLGVICAGRLIAYF, encoded by the coding sequence GTGGAACACCAGCCGGCCGCATCGGTCTTCCTGGCTTTGCAGGAAAGCGCGCTGGGTCATGCGATGCGCTCTTCGCCTGCGCTTTATCCCGCGGTCGAGATTCTGCACATCATCGGCTTCGTGATCCTGGTCGGATCCATCCTGGCGCTCGATTTGAGGCTGCTGGGGCTCGGGCGCACGATTGCCATTCAACCGATGGCGCAATTGTTGTTGCCGGTGTCGCGTGCAGGCTTTGTGCTCGCAATCAGCATGGGCTTTTTGCTGTTCAGCGCCGATGCTTCGCATGTCGTGAAAAATCCCGCGTTCCAGGCCAAGCTGCTTTTGATCGGCGCGGCGCTGATCAACATCGTGATTGCGCATGCCGTCCCATGGCGCCATGTTGGGCGCTGGGGTGACAAGGCGTCCGGCGCAGCCAAGGTGACTGCACTGCTGTCGATCCTGCTGTGGCTCGGCGTCATCTGCGCGGGGCGCCTGATTGCGTATTTCTAG